One window from the genome of Desulfurellaceae bacterium encodes:
- a CDS encoding tetratricopeptide repeat protein, producing MNALRCVSLLLVAAVTWGCAEKKDNFMATAQGLQARTLYGPAETEYRRALKEDPTNAEAHYRLGALADRLGNTVGAEKEYRAALGANAQHAAARTALADILVKRGVGARRDGELD from the coding sequence ATGAACGCGCTCCGATGTGTCTCCCTGCTCCTCGTTGCTGCCGTGACCTGGGGCTGTGCCGAAAAAAAAGACAACTTCATGGCCACAGCCCAAGGGCTCCAGGCCCGAACGCTGTACGGTCCAGCCGAAACCGAGTATCGCCGCGCCCTCAAAGAAGACCCGACCAACGCCGAAGCGCACTACCGGCTCGGCGCCCTGGCCGACCGGCTCGGCAACACTGTGGGTGCGGAAAAGGAATATCGGGCTGCGCTGGGGGCGAACGCCCAGCATGCGGCCGCCCGGACAGCGCTGGCCGACATCCTGGTCAAGCGGGGGGTGGGGGCTCGGCGCGACGGGGAGCTGGAC
- a CDS encoding MFS transporter — LFSGSMFVLFAVLPLFVVQELHGAESQVGLIMGAFALAAVLTRPLSGQLVSIWSRKSGLSLGTFIYFLAPALYTLVGSVPVMLGLRFFHGIGIAIYTTASSVFVADLSPPARRGEAMGYYGMALNLSMTIGPALGAYLVGRIGFINLFWLSAGLALVSFLLTLLLREPRRPSPPLHT; from the coding sequence CTGTTTTCGGGCAGCATGTTCGTGCTGTTCGCCGTCCTGCCGCTGTTCGTCGTCCAGGAACTCCACGGCGCGGAATCCCAGGTCGGCCTGATCATGGGTGCGTTTGCCCTGGCCGCGGTCCTGACCCGGCCGCTCTCGGGACAGCTGGTTTCCATCTGGAGCCGCAAGAGCGGGCTGAGCCTGGGCACCTTCATCTATTTCCTGGCCCCGGCCCTGTACACCCTGGTCGGCTCGGTACCGGTCATGCTGGGGCTGCGCTTTTTTCACGGCATCGGCATTGCCATCTATACCACCGCGTCAAGCGTGTTTGTCGCCGACCTGTCACCGCCCGCCCGGCGCGGAGAAGCCATGGGCTATTACGGCATGGCGCTGAACCTGTCGATGACCATCGGCCCAGCCCTGGGCGCCTACCTGGTCGGCCGGATCGGCTTTATCAATCTGTTCTGGCTGTCGGCTGGGCTGGCCCTGGTCAGCTTTTTGCTGACCCTGCTGCTGCGCGAACCCCGGCGTCCGTCGCCGCCGCTTCACAC